The Methanocaldococcus jannaschii DSM 2661 genome has a segment encoding these proteins:
- a CDS encoding SufB/SufD family protein, whose product MSIKEELMEIIEAIKYTSEKPEEIVHGKGPRIIVKESRIIDVQGDEGIILEGKEEDGKIKAKIIVKKGYKFKYPIHMCFGITEENISQIIDVEIILEEDSSISLMSHCSFPKGKGIKHIMNGIIKIGKNAKFSYNEFHYHGMDGDILVKPTVKVEIDEGGIYISNFTLTKGRIGTLDIEQEIIAKKDAIIDITTRTYAIKEDVVKVNEVVKLNGENAKCIIKSRGAAMDNSKISLKLKIEGNAPYSKGHIDCAEIVKGNAEVESIPIVVVRDDKARITHEAAIGSVDKKQLETLMAKGLDEDEATEIIVKGMIGDL is encoded by the coding sequence ATGAGCATCAAAGAGGAATTAATGGAAATAATTGAAGCAATTAAATATACGTCTGAAAAACCTGAAGAGATTGTTCATGGTAAAGGACCAAGAATCATTGTTAAAGAGAGTAGGATTATTGATGTTCAAGGAGATGAAGGAATAATATTAGAAGGGAAGGAAGAGGATGGAAAGATAAAGGCAAAGATTATTGTTAAAAAAGGCTATAAATTTAAATACCCAATTCACATGTGCTTTGGAATCACTGAGGAAAATATATCTCAAATCATAGATGTTGAAATCATCTTAGAGGAGGATAGCTCAATCTCTCTAATGTCTCACTGCTCATTTCCAAAAGGTAAAGGAATTAAGCATATTATGAACGGCATTATAAAGATTGGTAAGAATGCAAAGTTCTCCTATAATGAATTCCACTACCATGGAATGGATGGAGATATTTTAGTTAAGCCAACTGTAAAAGTTGAGATTGATGAAGGTGGCATCTATATATCAAACTTCACATTAACTAAGGGAAGGATAGGGACTTTGGATATAGAACAGGAGATTATTGCCAAAAAAGATGCAATAATTGATATAACCACAAGAACATACGCTATAAAGGAGGATGTTGTTAAGGTTAATGAAGTTGTTAAGTTGAATGGAGAAAATGCTAAATGCATTATAAAGAGTAGAGGAGCGGCGATGGATAACTCAAAAATATCCCTAAAGTTAAAGATTGAAGGAAACGCTCCATACAGCAAAGGACATATTGATTGTGCTGAAATAGTTAAAGGAAATGCTGAGGTTGAATCAATCCCAATAGTTGTTGTTAGAGATGATAAAGCAAGAATAACCCATGAGGCGGCAATTGGAAGTGTTGATAAAAAGCAGTTAGAGACGTTGATGGCTAAGGGATTGGATGAGGATGAGGCAACTGAAATAATTGTTAAGGGAATGATAGGGGATTTATAA
- a CDS encoding ABC transporter ATP-binding protein, giving the protein MLLKVEDLHVYRGNREILKGVNLTVEENEIHAIIGPNGAGKSTLAYTIMGISGYKPTKGRIIFKGVDIIDKNITERARMGMTLAWQEPARFEGIKVKNYLMLGMNEKYKKDKEIAEEKIREALKLVNLDPDKYLDRYVDETLSGGERKRIELASIICMEPDLAILDEPDSGIDIVSFDEIKRVFDYLKDKGCSLLVITHREELAEHADRVSLICAGEVIKSGDPKEVGEFYKKECGKCYKKVPDGK; this is encoded by the coding sequence ATGTTATTAAAAGTAGAGGATTTACATGTTTATAGAGGGAACAGAGAGATTTTAAAAGGTGTAAATTTAACTGTAGAGGAAAATGAGATTCATGCAATTATAGGGCCGAATGGAGCGGGAAAATCAACCTTAGCTTATACAATAATGGGAATTTCCGGATATAAACCAACTAAGGGAAGGATTATATTTAAAGGTGTTGATATAATTGATAAAAATATTACTGAAAGGGCGAGGATGGGAATGACTTTAGCTTGGCAGGAACCTGCAAGATTTGAGGGGATTAAAGTTAAAAACTACTTAATGCTTGGAATGAATGAAAAGTATAAGAAAGATAAAGAAATAGCAGAGGAAAAAATTAGGGAAGCTTTAAAATTGGTAAATTTAGACCCAGACAAATATTTAGATAGATATGTGGATGAAACACTAAGTGGAGGAGAGCGAAAGAGGATAGAGTTAGCTTCAATTATCTGTATGGAGCCGGATTTGGCTATCTTAGATGAGCCAGATAGTGGGATAGATATTGTATCATTTGATGAGATTAAGAGAGTTTTTGACTATTTAAAGGATAAAGGATGTTCTTTATTAGTTATTACACACAGAGAGGAGTTAGCTGAACATGCCGATAGAGTCTCTTTAATCTGTGCTGGAGAGGTTATAAAGAGTGGAGACCCAAAGGAAGTTGGAGAGTTTTATAAAAAAGAGTGTGGAAAATGCTATAAGAAAGTGCCAGATGGAAAATAG
- a CDS encoding 30S ribosomal protein S15: MARMHARKRGRSGSKRPVRKEVPEWVQYTPEQVEQLVVELAKKGYQSAQIGLILRDTYGIPDVKLITGKKISKIMKEHGLYPKVPEDLLNLMRRAVNLRKHLEQHPKDLHSKRGLQLIESKIRRLVKYYKSKGVLPADWRYTPETARLLVEQA; this comes from the coding sequence ATGGCAAGAATGCACGCAAGAAAAAGAGGTCGCTCCGGTTCAAAGAGACCCGTCAGGAAGGAAGTTCCTGAATGGGTCCAATACACACCGGAGCAAGTAGAGCAGTTAGTAGTAGAGTTAGCTAAGAAAGGTTACCAGTCAGCACAGATTGGTTTGATATTGAGAGATACCTACGGAATTCCAGATGTTAAGTTAATTACTGGTAAAAAAATCAGTAAGATTATGAAAGAACACGGCTTATATCCAAAAGTTCCAGAGGATTTATTGAACTTAATGAGAAGAGCTGTCAATTTAAGAAAACACTTAGAACAGCACCCAAAAGACTTGCACTCAAAGAGAGGTTTGCAGTTAATTGAATCAAAGATTAGAAGATTAGTCAAATACTACAAGTCAAAAGGTGTGTTACCAGCAGATTGGAGATACACACCAGAAACAGCAAGATTGTTGGTCGAACAAGCATAA
- a CDS encoding metallophosphoesterase, translated as MEERLKIKDFYITVDRCLVYKDYAIIADTHIGFDVFFGEGGANFPLLQKDEVIKRTLNIIDKYKINNLIINGDIKHNFKPYPKEIKFLKEFIEFLREYINVILIKGNHDTFISSAGYEIFDYFELGNYLIFHGDKEIKIDRDLLKEKFWILGHEHPSIKLRDDVGAILKFPTYLLNKNYIVLPAFNPLSPGNDLINNSASSKIIKKSYLEAEVIAITDIGLLNFGTLRDLREFAKTHL; from the coding sequence ATGGAGGAGAGACTTAAAATTAAAGATTTTTATATAACGGTTGATAGATGTTTAGTTTATAAGGATTATGCAATAATAGCTGACACACATATAGGATTTGATGTCTTTTTTGGTGAAGGGGGAGCTAACTTCCCATTATTGCAGAAAGATGAGGTTATAAAGAGGACTTTGAATATAATCGATAAATATAAAATTAACAATTTAATAATCAATGGGGATATAAAGCACAACTTTAAGCCATATCCCAAGGAGATTAAGTTTTTAAAAGAGTTTATTGAGTTTTTGAGAGAATATATTAATGTTATTTTAATTAAAGGAAATCATGATACTTTTATATCATCTGCTGGCTACGAAATCTTTGATTATTTTGAACTTGGTAATTATTTAATCTTTCATGGGGATAAAGAGATAAAAATAGATAGAGATTTATTAAAAGAGAAGTTTTGGATTTTAGGGCATGAACATCCTTCAATAAAACTTAGAGATGATGTTGGTGCTATTCTAAAATTTCCTACCTATTTATTAAACAAGAACTATATTGTTTTACCCGCTTTTAACCCTTTATCTCCTGGGAATGATTTAATCAATAACTCTGCATCATCCAAAATTATAAAGAAGAGTTACTTAGAGGCAGAGGTTATAGCAATAACTGATATTGGTCTGCTAAATTTTGGGACTCTTAGAGATTTGAGAGAGTTTGCTAAAACACATTTATGA
- a CDS encoding DUF655 domain-containing protein: MVRGQYKKGNDERMRFPKKNKPQKFENYAWVLDYLPYGYPDKPDEPIVQGLGEYQFLLMEMIPKPNVDIELGERVYIGKGKRDKIDHVRRMIKYEQLTPTAKSELLYVVMEAVKIQEDRFVRFFNECPPITTRLHTLELLPEIKKKYMWKIIEEREAKKFESFKDFEERIGKNPVRIIAKRIEKELSDDKKDKYYLFVKWKKGIILNEDNMTFYLKE; this comes from the coding sequence ATGGTTAGAGGGCAATATAAAAAAGGAAACGATGAAAGAATGAGATTTCCTAAAAAAAATAAGCCACAAAAATTTGAAAACTACGCATGGGTTTTGGATTATTTACCTTACGGTTATCCCGACAAACCTGATGAACCTATAGTTCAAGGGCTTGGAGAATATCAGTTTTTATTAATGGAGATGATTCCAAAACCAAATGTAGATATTGAATTAGGTGAAAGAGTCTATATTGGAAAAGGTAAGAGAGATAAAATAGACCACGTTAGAAGAATGATTAAATATGAACAACTAACTCCAACAGCTAAATCAGAACTTTTATATGTAGTAATGGAAGCCGTTAAAATACAGGAGGATAGGTTTGTGAGATTCTTTAATGAATGCCCACCAATAACCACAAGATTACATACCTTAGAATTACTTCCAGAAATTAAAAAGAAATATATGTGGAAAATTATTGAAGAGAGAGAAGCAAAAAAATTTGAAAGTTTTAAGGACTTTGAAGAGAGAATTGGGAAAAATCCTGTGAGAATTATAGCTAAAAGAATTGAAAAAGAGCTTTCAGATGACAAAAAAGATAAATACTACTTATTTGTAAAATGGAAGAAAGGAATAATATTGAATGAGGATAATATGACATTCTATCTAAAAGAATAG
- a CDS encoding RNA polymerase Rpb4 family protein, whose amino-acid sequence MIGKKILGERYVTVSEAAEIMYNRAQIGELSYEQGCALDYLQKFAKLDKEEAKKLVEELISLGIDEKTAVKIADILPEDLDDLRAIYYKRELPENAEEILEIVRKYI is encoded by the coding sequence ATGATAGGCAAAAAAATCCTTGGAGAGAGGTATGTAACAGTATCAGAGGCTGCTGAAATTATGTATAATAGAGCCCAAATTGGAGAGTTATCTTACGAACAGGGATGTGCTTTAGATTATTTACAAAAGTTTGCCAAATTAGATAAAGAAGAGGCAAAAAAATTGGTTGAAGAGTTAATATCTTTAGGAATAGATGAAAAAACAGCAGTTAAAATAGCTGATATATTACCTGAAGATTTAGATGATTTGAGAGCAATATATTACAAAAGAGAATTGCCAGAAAATGCTGAGGAAATCTTAGAAATCGTTAGGAAATATATTTAA
- a CDS encoding 50S ribosomal protein L21e produces the protein MVQMSEGFRRKTRKKLSKHPRERGLYPITRALREFKEGEYVHIVIDPSVHKGMPHPRFHGRTGIVVGKQGRAFIVKVRDGGKYKQIIAYPQHLRPATA, from the coding sequence ATGGTTCAAATGAGTGAAGGATTTAGAAGAAAAACAAGAAAGAAGTTATCAAAACACCCAAGAGAAAGAGGTCTCTATCCAATAACAAGAGCTTTGAGAGAGTTTAAAGAAGGAGAGTATGTCCATATAGTTATAGATCCATCAGTCCATAAGGGAATGCCACACCCAAGATTTCATGGAAGAACAGGGATTGTTGTTGGTAAGCAGGGAAGAGCATTTATTGTTAAAGTAAGAGATGGAGGAAAATACAAACAAATCATTGCTTACCCACAGCATTTAAGACCTGCTACTGCATAA